A window of Verrucomicrobiia bacterium contains these coding sequences:
- a CDS encoding ABC transporter permease, translating into MATEPQPSPSPSVGLRLLQEYGGLAGALLALVVVFSLRTEHFLSHTNFVAIANQIPAILLVAVGMTYVLIIAEIDLSVGSVLGFCGAVVGVAMTQWGWPAPLAVGAGLLGGVLCGAFNGLVSLAWRLPSFIVTLGMLEMARGGAHALTRSQTQYIGSAIEGIAGTTFLGLSVPFWLAFLVMAAAQLALTRTVFGRYMIAIGTNQEAVRLSGIDPRPIKLAVFVLSGFLVALASVIDTSRFQSANPNAGMGFELQAIAAAVIGGTSLMGGRGSVVSTFFGVLIIAVLNAGLSAEGARDELKRLVTGAVIVLAVIFDQYRHRATQRRAA; encoded by the coding sequence ATGGCAACTGAACCTCAACCCTCCCCAAGCCCCTCGGTGGGGCTGCGTCTCCTCCAGGAGTACGGCGGCCTGGCAGGGGCCTTGCTCGCGCTGGTGGTGGTGTTCAGCCTCCGCACGGAACATTTCCTCAGCCACACCAACTTCGTCGCCATCGCCAATCAAATCCCCGCCATCTTGTTGGTGGCCGTGGGCATGACCTACGTGTTGATTATTGCGGAAATTGACCTGTCCGTCGGCTCAGTGCTCGGTTTCTGCGGAGCCGTGGTGGGGGTGGCCATGACCCAATGGGGCTGGCCCGCCCCCCTGGCCGTGGGCGCGGGACTCCTGGGCGGCGTGTTGTGCGGCGCCTTCAATGGTCTGGTCTCCCTGGCCTGGCGCCTGCCCAGTTTCATCGTCACCCTGGGCATGTTGGAAATGGCCCGCGGCGGCGCCCATGCCTTGACCCGGAGCCAGACGCAATACATCGGCTCAGCCATTGAAGGCATCGCGGGCACCACCTTCCTGGGATTGTCCGTCCCCTTCTGGCTGGCCTTTCTGGTCATGGCCGCGGCCCAACTGGCCCTCACCCGCACCGTCTTTGGCCGCTACATGATCGCCATCGGCACCAACCAGGAAGCCGTCCGTTTAAGCGGCATTGACCCCCGCCCCATCAAATTGGCGGTCTTTGTCTTGAGCGGTTTCCTGGTGGCCCTGGCTTCAGTCATTGACACCTCCCGTTTTCAGTCCGCCAATCCCAACGCCGGCATGGGCTTTGAACTGCAGGCCATCGCCGCTGCCGTCATCGGCGGCACCAGTCTCATGGGCGGACGCGGCTCGGTGGTCAGCACCTTCTTCGGCGTGCTCATCATTGCCGTGCTCAATGCCGGCCTCTCCGCCGAAGGCGCCCGCGATGAATTGAAACGCCTGGTCACCGGCGCCGTAATCGTGCTCGCAGTGATTTTTGATCAATACCGGCACCGCGCCACCCAGCGCCGTGCCGCCTGA
- a CDS encoding ADP-ribosylglycohydrolase family protein, whose product MNMSSTLQAALAGLLLGTWAAGAATTPETRTLSRAALLDKIRGGWAGQMIGVAYGAPTEFRSQGKILETNLVWKEGMLENTIHQDDLYVEMTFAKVMDDLGLKATSRDYGRAFRDSKYHLWHANAGARRALNQGIDAPWSGHPRYNFHANDIDFQIEADFIGLMCPGLPRESNKYCDRVGRVMNYGDGLYGGMFVCGMYAVAYFENNPRRVVEAGYACIPPQSEYGKLIKDVLDWHALHPNDWRKTWQLIQDKWDKDDPCPDGALTAFNIDAKLNGAYIAMGLLYGQGDFEKTMEISTRCGQDSDCNPSSAAGVLGVMLGYSAIPAQFKAEMPALENKKFDYTDYSFKDIVASTEKRALQLIRATGGKVSETEVTVKLQKPSAPKLEQWSPGKPVRRLGVTDKAWEWIGPWRTDKNLKVAEGVGMSTVLKFDGVAVAVLGVLNDQGARADVYVDGRKQKLPLDAYIVPNTHDNVLWQIYGLKPGPHTLTIVPNGTADNRSKGRRIAIREAVIYQ is encoded by the coding sequence ATGAACATGTCATCCACGCTGCAGGCCGCGCTGGCGGGCCTCCTCCTCGGAACCTGGGCCGCCGGGGCCGCCACCACGCCCGAAACCCGCACGCTCTCCCGGGCCGCCCTCCTGGACAAAATCCGCGGCGGCTGGGCCGGACAAATGATCGGGGTGGCCTACGGCGCCCCCACGGAGTTTCGCTCGCAGGGCAAAATTCTGGAAACAAATCTCGTGTGGAAGGAGGGCATGTTGGAAAACACCATTCACCAGGATGATTTGTACGTGGAAATGACCTTCGCCAAAGTCATGGACGACCTCGGCCTCAAGGCCACCAGCCGCGACTACGGCCGCGCCTTCCGCGATTCCAAATACCATCTCTGGCATGCCAATGCCGGCGCCCGCCGGGCCTTGAATCAGGGCATCGATGCCCCCTGGTCAGGACATCCCCGCTATAATTTCCATGCCAACGACATTGACTTCCAGATCGAGGCCGACTTCATCGGCCTGATGTGCCCCGGCCTGCCCCGCGAATCCAATAAATATTGTGACCGCGTCGGACGCGTCATGAATTACGGCGACGGCCTCTACGGCGGCATGTTCGTCTGCGGCATGTACGCCGTGGCGTACTTCGAAAACAACCCCCGCCGCGTGGTGGAAGCCGGTTACGCCTGCATCCCCCCCCAAAGCGAGTACGGAAAGCTCATCAAAGACGTGCTCGACTGGCATGCCCTCCACCCCAATGACTGGCGGAAAACTTGGCAGTTGATTCAAGACAAATGGGACAAGGACGACCCCTGCCCCGATGGCGCCCTCACCGCCTTCAACATTGATGCCAAGTTGAACGGCGCCTACATCGCCATGGGTCTGCTCTACGGCCAGGGAGATTTTGAAAAAACCATGGAAATCTCCACCCGCTGCGGCCAGGACAGCGATTGCAACCCCTCCAGCGCCGCCGGCGTCCTCGGGGTCATGCTCGGCTACTCGGCCATCCCCGCCCAATTCAAAGCCGAAATGCCGGCCCTGGAAAACAAAAAGTTCGATTACACCGACTATTCCTTCAAGGATATCGTGGCTTCCACCGAAAAACGCGCCCTGCAGCTCATCCGCGCCACCGGCGGCAAAGTCAGCGAGACGGAGGTCACCGTCAAACTGCAAAAGCCCTCCGCGCCCAAATTGGAACAATGGAGTCCCGGCAAACCCGTGCGCCGCCTCGGCGTCACCGACAAGGCCTGGGAATGGATTGGCCCGTGGCGCACCGACAAAAATCTCAAAGTGGCCGAGGGCGTGGGCATGTCCACCGTGCTCAAGTTTGACGGCGTGGCCGTCGCCGTCCTCGGCGTCCTCAACGACCAGGGCGCGCGCGCGGATGTTTATGTGGACGGCCGCAAACAAAAGCTGCCGCTCGACGCCTACATCGTCCCCAACACCCATGACAACGTCCTGTGGCAAATTTACGGGCTTAAACCAGGGCCGCACACCCTGACCATCGTCCCCAACGGAACGGCCGACAACCGCTCCAAAGGCCGGCGCATCGCCATCCGCGAGGCCGTGATCTACCAATAA
- a CDS encoding UDP-N-acetylglucosamine diphosphorylase yields MFAPDALFDLSQTEHAEVFAGCQNAWEALARLADYLKDRVQPVLKNRCEGVAYIGERVFIGEGTVVEDGAMIKGPAIIGRNCQIRHNAYIRENVIVGDGCVVGNSCELKNALLFNGCEVPHFNYVGDSILGHKAHLGAGVILSNLKLVPGHVTVMVEGRLVDTGLRKFGALIGDRAQIGCNSVLNPGSIIGRDSVVYPCTNWRGVLPAGAVAKNKAPQEIVVREKR; encoded by the coding sequence ATGTTTGCACCGGATGCCTTGTTTGACTTGAGCCAGACGGAACATGCCGAAGTTTTTGCCGGCTGCCAAAATGCGTGGGAAGCCCTGGCGCGGCTGGCGGATTATCTGAAGGATCGGGTTCAACCCGTCTTGAAAAACCGCTGCGAGGGCGTGGCCTACATTGGGGAGCGGGTGTTTATTGGCGAAGGCACGGTGGTGGAGGACGGGGCGATGATCAAGGGGCCGGCGATTATTGGGCGCAACTGCCAGATTCGGCACAATGCGTACATTCGCGAGAATGTGATTGTTGGCGATGGTTGCGTGGTGGGGAATTCCTGCGAGCTGAAGAATGCGCTGCTGTTCAACGGGTGCGAGGTGCCGCATTTCAATTATGTGGGGGATTCCATCCTCGGCCACAAGGCGCACCTGGGGGCGGGGGTCATTTTATCCAATTTGAAACTGGTGCCCGGCCATGTGACGGTGATGGTGGAGGGTCGGTTGGTGGATACGGGGCTGCGCAAGTTTGGGGCGTTGATTGGTGATCGCGCGCAGATTGGGTGTAATTCCGTGCTTAATCCCGGGAGTATTATTGGCCGGGATTCGGTGGTTTATCCGTGCACCAACTGGCGGGGGGTATTGCCGGCCGGTGCGGTGGCCAAAAACAAGGCGCCGCAAGAGATTGTGGTGCGGGAGAAGCGGTAG
- a CDS encoding sugar ABC transporter substrate-binding protein produces MNPSPFHPRQRLLTLGLAGLAAAALLLAPAGCERKAADGPRKPRIALVMKSLANEFFLTMENGARAHQKANANKYELLANGIKDELDVGRQIDLVEQMIAQRVDAIVIAPADSKALVPVCKKARQAGIRVVNIDNKFDAGVLAQSGVKFPFVGPDNRKGARMVGEYLAKHLKPGDEVAIIEGAPNAFNAIQRKLGFEDAMKAAGMKVVSSQSGYWETDKANKVAAAIINEYPNLKAFLCANDSMALGVVAALRDAGKLDRIRVVGYDNIAAVRQLLKEGRVLATADQHADQLAVFGIEYALEMLHSQAAPSDRETPVDLITAASLK; encoded by the coding sequence ATGAATCCCTCCCCTTTCCATCCCCGGCAAAGGCTGTTGACCCTCGGGCTGGCCGGCCTCGCCGCCGCCGCGCTGCTCCTGGCCCCTGCCGGCTGCGAGCGCAAGGCCGCCGACGGGCCGCGCAAACCGCGCATCGCCCTGGTGATGAAGTCGCTGGCCAACGAGTTCTTCCTGACCATGGAAAACGGCGCCCGCGCCCACCAGAAGGCCAACGCCAATAAATACGAGCTGCTGGCCAACGGCATCAAGGACGAGCTGGATGTGGGCCGCCAGATTGACCTGGTCGAACAGATGATCGCCCAGCGGGTGGATGCCATTGTCATCGCACCGGCCGACTCCAAGGCCCTGGTGCCCGTCTGCAAAAAAGCCCGGCAGGCCGGCATCCGCGTCGTGAACATTGACAACAAATTTGATGCCGGCGTGCTCGCCCAAAGCGGCGTCAAGTTTCCCTTCGTCGGCCCGGACAATCGCAAAGGCGCCCGCATGGTGGGCGAGTACCTCGCCAAACACCTCAAACCCGGCGATGAAGTCGCCATCATCGAAGGTGCCCCCAACGCCTTCAACGCCATCCAGCGCAAGCTCGGTTTCGAGGACGCCATGAAAGCCGCCGGCATGAAGGTGGTCAGCTCGCAAAGCGGCTACTGGGAAACAGACAAGGCCAACAAAGTCGCCGCGGCCATCATCAACGAATACCCCAACCTCAAAGCCTTCCTCTGCGCCAACGACAGCATGGCCTTGGGCGTGGTGGCGGCCTTGCGCGATGCCGGCAAACTCGACCGCATCCGGGTCGTGGGCTACGACAACATTGCCGCCGTGCGCCAACTGCTCAAAGAAGGGCGCGTCCTCGCCACCGCCGACCAGCACGCCGATCAGTTGGCCGTCTTTGGCATCGAATACGCCCTCGAAATGTTGCATTCGCAGGCCGCCCCATCCGACCGGGAAACCCCCGTGGATTTGATCACCGCCGCCTCGCTCAAGTAA
- a CDS encoding sugar ABC transporter ATP-binding protein, with translation MSAPAPSPPREPNSPLLRAQGLTMDFGAVRVLHGVDLELQHGEIHALVGENGAGKSTLSRILAGLLTPTAGLMELNGLPYAPRRKRDAEQRGVRMVLQELNLIRTLSIAENLFLAHLPHTAGWIHRKTLEHLARSALARVNLAGLSPWTPVSALGIGQQQMVEIAAGLAHQCSLLILDEPTAPLTDPEIERLFAQLRDLKSRGTTILYISHRLEEIRRLADRITILRDGRRVGTWPISDLGMEDIVRHMVGRDLDTLPEHRQHTPGRPALRVENLHSGTAVRGVSFTVRQGEIVGMAGLVGSGRTETLRAIFGADVPEAGAIYLHDEPQPARINSPADAVRQGLALLTEDRKEQGLLLPLPIRCNLTLASLPRLARRGWLSPRWEDAPTRQWLAALQVRCQGAEQPVAELSGGNQQKVVLARWLMRDCRILMFDEPTRGIDVGARFEIYQWLQHLAAEGRALLVVSSDLRELMMLCDRILVMSAGRLAGEFVRGQWTEDALMAAALSGYLNKPQPATNHGN, from the coding sequence ATGTCCGCCCCCGCCCCCTCCCCGCCGCGTGAGCCCAATTCCCCCTTGCTCCGCGCCCAGGGGTTGACGATGGACTTTGGCGCCGTCCGCGTCCTGCACGGGGTGGACCTGGAGCTGCAACACGGCGAAATCCATGCCCTGGTTGGCGAAAACGGCGCCGGCAAAAGCACCCTCTCCCGCATCCTCGCCGGCCTGCTGACCCCCACCGCCGGCCTCATGGAATTGAACGGCCTCCCCTACGCCCCACGCCGCAAACGGGACGCCGAGCAACGCGGCGTGCGCATGGTGCTGCAGGAGCTGAATCTGATCCGCACGCTCTCCATCGCCGAAAACCTCTTCCTGGCCCACCTGCCCCACACCGCCGGATGGATTCACCGCAAAACCCTCGAGCACCTCGCCCGGTCCGCGCTGGCTCGCGTGAACCTCGCCGGATTGTCGCCCTGGACGCCGGTCTCCGCCCTGGGCATCGGCCAGCAGCAAATGGTGGAAATTGCCGCCGGCCTGGCCCATCAATGCTCACTGCTGATTTTGGATGAACCCACCGCCCCCCTGACCGACCCCGAAATCGAGCGCCTTTTCGCCCAACTCCGCGACCTCAAATCCCGCGGCACCACGATCCTCTACATCTCCCACCGCCTGGAGGAAATCCGCCGGCTGGCCGACCGCATCACCATCCTGCGGGATGGACGGCGTGTGGGCACATGGCCCATCTCCGACCTCGGCATGGAGGACATCGTCCGCCACATGGTGGGCCGGGACCTTGATACCCTCCCGGAGCACCGCCAGCACACCCCCGGCAGGCCGGCCTTGCGCGTGGAAAACTTGCATTCCGGCACAGCCGTCCGCGGCGTCAGCTTCACCGTGCGCCAGGGTGAGATTGTCGGCATGGCCGGCCTGGTGGGCAGCGGACGCACCGAGACCCTGCGCGCCATCTTCGGGGCTGACGTGCCCGAGGCAGGGGCCATCTACCTGCACGACGAACCCCAACCCGCGCGCATCAACTCCCCCGCCGACGCCGTCCGCCAGGGACTGGCGCTGCTGACAGAAGACCGCAAAGAACAAGGCCTCCTGCTGCCCCTCCCCATCCGCTGCAACCTCACGCTCGCCAGCCTGCCCCGCCTCGCCCGCCGGGGCTGGCTCAGCCCCCGCTGGGAGGATGCCCCCACCCGCCAATGGCTTGCCGCGCTGCAGGTCCGCTGCCAGGGCGCAGAGCAACCCGTGGCCGAACTGAGCGGCGGCAATCAACAGAAAGTGGTGCTCGCCCGCTGGTTGATGCGCGACTGCCGCATCCTGATGTTTGATGAGCCTACCCGCGGCATTGATGTCGGCGCCCGCTTTGAAATCTACCAATGGCTCCAGCACCTCGCCGCCGAGGGCCGGGCCTTGCTCGTAGTGTCCTCCGATTTGCGCGAGCTGATGATGCTCTGCGATCGCATCCTCGTCATGTCCGCCGGCCGCCTGGCCGGTGAATTCGTCCGTGGTCAATGGACGGAAGATGCCCTGATGGCGGCCGCGCTCAGCGGCTACCTCAACAAGCCACAGCCTGCAACGAACCATGGCAACTGA
- the rbsK gene encoding ribokinase, with amino-acid sequence MKPKHPPRPAIVVVGSSNTDMVVQTPRLPRPGETLLGGRFTLAPGGKGANQAVAAARAGGRVAFVCRLGRDLFGDRALQGFRQDRLEVKWIQRDPRAPSGVALIAVAPDGENSIIVAPGANARLSRQDVAAAAPALQKARVILAQLEVPLPAVRAAVREAKKVEALVILNPAPAQPLPDALLRQVDVLTPNETEAELLTGLKVDSPAAAAQAAHLLLQRGVNTVLITLGARGVWLASPAEAAHLPGFKVRPVDTTAAGDVFNGALAVALAEGQPWRAAVRFAQAAAAISVTRLGAQPSAPHRHEIEVFLRRHQPA; translated from the coding sequence ATGAAACCCAAACATCCCCCCCGCCCCGCCATCGTGGTGGTGGGCAGCTCCAACACCGACATGGTGGTGCAAACCCCGCGCCTGCCCCGCCCCGGTGAAACCTTGCTGGGCGGTCGCTTCACCCTCGCCCCCGGCGGCAAGGGCGCCAATCAAGCCGTGGCCGCCGCCCGCGCCGGCGGCAGGGTGGCCTTTGTCTGCCGGCTCGGCCGCGACCTCTTCGGCGACCGCGCCCTGCAAGGTTTCCGCCAGGACCGCCTGGAAGTAAAATGGATCCAGCGCGACCCCCGCGCCCCCTCCGGCGTGGCGCTCATTGCCGTCGCCCCCGATGGGGAAAACAGCATCATCGTCGCCCCCGGCGCCAACGCCCGCTTGTCCCGGCAGGATGTGGCCGCCGCGGCGCCCGCCCTCCAAAAAGCCCGCGTAATCCTGGCCCAACTGGAAGTGCCCCTCCCCGCCGTGCGCGCCGCCGTGCGGGAGGCCAAAAAGGTGGAAGCCCTCGTTATCCTCAATCCGGCTCCCGCCCAGCCCTTGCCGGACGCCCTGCTCCGTCAGGTGGACGTTTTGACCCCCAATGAAACCGAAGCCGAATTATTGACCGGCCTGAAAGTGGACTCCCCCGCCGCCGCCGCACAAGCCGCCCACCTTCTGCTTCAGCGCGGCGTCAACACCGTCTTAATCACCCTGGGCGCCCGCGGCGTTTGGCTCGCCAGCCCCGCCGAGGCGGCCCATCTGCCCGGCTTCAAAGTGCGCCCCGTGGACACCACCGCCGCCGGGGATGTGTTCAACGGAGCGCTCGCCGTGGCCCTGGCGGAGGGACAACCGTGGCGGGCAGCCGTCCGCTTCGCCCAGGCCGCCGCCGCCATTTCAGTGACCCGCCTGGGCGCCCAACCCTCGGCGCCCCACCGGCACGAAATCGAAGTTTTCCTGCGCCGCCACCAGCCCGCATAA